The following are encoded together in the Apus apus isolate bApuApu2 chromosome 7, bApuApu2.pri.cur, whole genome shotgun sequence genome:
- the USP33 gene encoding ubiquitin carboxyl-terminal hydrolase 33 isoform X1, producing MSSPSSNCPHLESVGEITKEELIQKSHGTCQDCKVGGPNLWACLENRCTYVGCGESHVDHSTTHSQETKHCLTVNLTTLRVWCYACSKEVFLDRKLGSHSPLPNARLSQQVQENSVQDFKIPSNPTLKIPLAAVFDDLDIEVEEDELKTRGLTGLKNIGNTCYMNAALQALSNCPPLTHFFLDCGGLARTDKKPAICKSYLKLMTELWHKSRPGSVVPTGLFQGIKTVNPTFRGYSQQDAQEFLRCLMDLLHEELKEPVVELEDAQPMSVEEPMEEDKSQSDVGFQPCESCGTCDKTENDTIFKPVLEDLAETTMLIQDDDNSITSKDWQKEKISSNKLKRANSIDDLEKDTNTASETTEFLNNQGTVKVQIHSRFPEYISDVHMNDVSAAQTPSSNEGMNTRLSSSPPKSFSSCSSLAPVHKKVSTVSSPKRKKRKKYRSVISDIFDGTIISSVQCLTCDRLSVTLETFQDLSLPIPGKEDLAKLHSASHQTSLVKAGSCGEAYAPQGWIAFFMEYFKRCFRFVVSCVPSWFWGPVVTLQDCLAAFFARDELKGDNMYSCGRCKKLRNGVKFCKVQKFPEILCIHLKRFRHELMFSTKIGTHVSFPLEGLDLQPFLAKDSPAQIVTYDLLSVICHHGTASSGHYIAYCRNNLNNLWYEFDDQSVTEVSESTVQNAEAYVLFYRKSSEEAQRERRKISGLLNMMEPSLLQFYISRQWLNKFKTFAEPGPISNNDFLCMHGGVQPHKANFIEDLVVMLPQNIWDNLYSRYGGGPAVNHLYVCHTCQIESERIEKRRKNELEMFIRLNRAFQEEESPSTFYCISMQWFREWEGFVKGKDNDPPGPIDNAKIAVTKCGNAVLKQGADSGQISEETWDFLQSIYGGGPEIILRPPVPPVEPDILQTEEKIELETHGL from the exons GGCACTTGCCAGGACTGTAAAGTTGGAGGACCCAATCTTTGGGCGTGCTTAGAG AACAGATGCACATATGTTGGTTGTGGTGAATCCCATGTTGATCACAGTACCACCCATTCCCAG gaaacaaaacacTGTCTAACTGTGAACCTTACTACACTCCGTGTTTGGTGTTATGCCTGTAGTAAGGAAGTATTCCTGGACAGAAAATTAGGATCTCATTCTCCACTACCAAATGCAAGACTGTCTCAACAAGTGCAAGAAAATAGTGTGCAG gattttaaaatacctaGTAATCCCACACTGAAGATCCCACTAGCAGCTGTGTTTGATGACTTAGACATAGAAGTGGAAGAAGACGAGTTAAAGACTAGAG gtctaacaggattaaaaaatattggaaaCACTTGTTATATGAATGCAGCTTTACAAGCTCTTTCCAACTG cCCACCTTTGACCCACTTTTTTCTGGACTGTGGAGGCTTAGCCCGAACAGATAAGAAACCTGCAATTTGTAAAAGCTACCTCAAGCTGATGACTGAGCTCTGGCACAAAAGCAG GCCTGGTTCTGTTGTTCCTACTGGTTTATTTCAAGGAATTAAAACTGTTAATCCCACATTTCGAGGCTACTCTCAACAG GATGCACAAGAGTTTTTGCGTTGTCTGATGGATTTGCTTCATGAAGAACTTAAAGAACCAGTTGTAGAACTGGAAGATGCCCAGCCTATGAGTGTTGAAGAGCCTATGGAAGAAGACAAGAGCCAGTCAGATGTAGGCTTTCAGCCCTGTGAATCTTGTGGTACCTgtgataaaacagaaaatgacacAATTTTCAAACCTGTCTTAGAGGATCTGGCCGAGACAACCATGTTAATTCAGGATGATGATAACTCAATCACATCTAAAGAttggcagaaggaaaaaatatcaagcAATAAGCTTAAACGAGCAAATTCTATCGATGACTTGGAAAAAGACACAAACACTGCTTCAGAGAccactgaatttttaaataatcaagGAACTGTCAAAGTACAGATACACAGCAGATTCCCAG AGTACATCAGCGATGTGCACATGAATGATGTATCTGCAGCCCAAACCCCGTCATCAAATGAAGGGATGAACACACGCTTATCAAGCAGCCCTCCAAAATCCTTCTCATCATGCTCTTCACTGGCACCAGTCCACAAAAAAG tTTCTACTGTATCATCACCAAAAAGGAAGAAGCGCAAGAAGTACAGGAGTGTTATCTCTGATATATTTGATGGGACTATAATAAGCTCAGTGCAGTGCTTGACTTGTGATCGG ctGTCTGTGACTCTGGAGACCTTTCAGGATCTGTCCTTGCCTATTCCAGGTAAGGAAGATCTTGCTAAACTCCATTCTGCAAGTCATCAGACATCTCTTGTCAAGGCAGGATCATGTGGAGAAGCATATGCCCCCCAGGGATGGATAGCTTTTTTTATGGAATATTTCAAAA GATGTTTCAGGTTTGTTGTCTCATGTGTTCCTAGCTGGTTTTGGGGTCCAGTTGTAACCTTACAAGATTGTCTTGCTGCCTTTTTCGCCAGAGATGAGCTCAAGG GTGATAACATGTACAGCTGTGGAAGGTGTAAAAA GTTAAGAAATGGAGTGAAATTCTGCAAAGTGCAAAAGTTTCCTGAG ATATTGTGCATTCATCTCAAAAGATTTAGACATGAACTTATGTTTTCCACAAAAATTGGGACCCATGTGTCCTTTCCCTTGGAAGGCCTGGatcttcagcctttccttgcaAAGGACAGTCCAGCTCAAATAGTAACTTATGATCTCCTGTCTGTCATCTGCCATCATGGAACTGCCAGCA GTGGACATTATATAGCTTATTGTCGcaacaatttaaataatttgtggTATGAATTTGATGACCAGAGTGTCACAGAAGTATCAGAATCTACAGTGCAAAATGCAGAAGCCTACGTTCTATTCTACAG AAAGAGCAGTGAAGaagcacagagagagagacGGAAAATATCTGGTCTGCTGAATATGATGGAACCAAGTCTTCTGCAGTTCTACATTTCCAGACAGTGGTTAAATAAGTTCAAGACTTTTGCAGAGCCCGGACCAATTTCAAATAATGACTTTCTCTGTATGCATGGAG GTGTTCAACCACACAAAGCTAACTTCATAGAGGACCTAGTTGTAATGCTACCTCAAAATATATGGGATAATCTGTATAGCAG GTATGGAGGAGGACCAGCTGTTAACCATCTCTATGTTTGTCACACCTGTCAAATAGAGTCTGAAAGAAttgaaaaaagaaggaagaatgaaTTGGAAATGTTTATTCGG cttaaCAGAGCATTCCAAGAAGAAGAATCTCCATCAACTTTTTACTGCATCAGTATGCAATGGTTTAGAGAATGGGAAGGATTTGTAAAGGGTAAAGACAATG ATCCTCCTGGTCCTATTGATAACGCTAAGATTGCAGTAACAAAATGTGGAAATGCTGTGCTGAAACAAG gtgCCGATTCTGGACAAATATCTGAAGAAACATGGGATTTTCTTCAGTCAATCTATGGTGGAGGTCCAGAGATTATACTCAGACCACCTGTTCCTCCAGTAGAACCTGATATCTTGCAAACAGAGGAGAAGATTGAATTAGAAACTCATGGTCTGTAG
- the USP33 gene encoding ubiquitin carboxyl-terminal hydrolase 33 isoform X2: MSSPSSNCPHLESVGEITKEELIQKSHGTCQDCKVGGPNLWACLENRCTYVGCGESHVDHSTTHSQETKHCLTVNLTTLRVWCYACSKEVFLDRKLGSHSPLPNARLSQQVQENSVQDFKIPSNPTLKIPLAAVFDDLDIEVEEDELKTRGLTGLKNIGNTCYMNAALQALSNCPPLTHFFLDCGGLARTDKKPAICKSYLKLMTELWHKSRPGSVVPTGLFQGIKTVNPTFRGYSQQDAQEFLRCLMDLLHEELKEPVVELEDAQPMSVEEPMEEDKSQSDVGFQPCESCGTCDKTENDTIFKPVLEDLAETTMLIQDDDNSITSKDWQKEKISSNKLKRANSIDDLEKDTNTASETTEFLNNQGTVKVQIHSRFPEYISDVHMNDVSAAQTPSSNEGMNTRLSSSPPKSFSSCSSLAPVHKKVSTVSSPKRKKRKKYRSVISDIFDGTIISSVQCLTCDRLSVTLETFQDLSLPIPGKEDLAKLHSASHQTSLVKAGSCGEAYAPQGWIAFFMEYFKRFVVSCVPSWFWGPVVTLQDCLAAFFARDELKGDNMYSCGRCKKLRNGVKFCKVQKFPEILCIHLKRFRHELMFSTKIGTHVSFPLEGLDLQPFLAKDSPAQIVTYDLLSVICHHGTASSGHYIAYCRNNLNNLWYEFDDQSVTEVSESTVQNAEAYVLFYRKSSEEAQRERRKISGLLNMMEPSLLQFYISRQWLNKFKTFAEPGPISNNDFLCMHGGVQPHKANFIEDLVVMLPQNIWDNLYSRYGGGPAVNHLYVCHTCQIESERIEKRRKNELEMFIRLNRAFQEEESPSTFYCISMQWFREWEGFVKGKDNDPPGPIDNAKIAVTKCGNAVLKQGADSGQISEETWDFLQSIYGGGPEIILRPPVPPVEPDILQTEEKIELETHGL; encoded by the exons GGCACTTGCCAGGACTGTAAAGTTGGAGGACCCAATCTTTGGGCGTGCTTAGAG AACAGATGCACATATGTTGGTTGTGGTGAATCCCATGTTGATCACAGTACCACCCATTCCCAG gaaacaaaacacTGTCTAACTGTGAACCTTACTACACTCCGTGTTTGGTGTTATGCCTGTAGTAAGGAAGTATTCCTGGACAGAAAATTAGGATCTCATTCTCCACTACCAAATGCAAGACTGTCTCAACAAGTGCAAGAAAATAGTGTGCAG gattttaaaatacctaGTAATCCCACACTGAAGATCCCACTAGCAGCTGTGTTTGATGACTTAGACATAGAAGTGGAAGAAGACGAGTTAAAGACTAGAG gtctaacaggattaaaaaatattggaaaCACTTGTTATATGAATGCAGCTTTACAAGCTCTTTCCAACTG cCCACCTTTGACCCACTTTTTTCTGGACTGTGGAGGCTTAGCCCGAACAGATAAGAAACCTGCAATTTGTAAAAGCTACCTCAAGCTGATGACTGAGCTCTGGCACAAAAGCAG GCCTGGTTCTGTTGTTCCTACTGGTTTATTTCAAGGAATTAAAACTGTTAATCCCACATTTCGAGGCTACTCTCAACAG GATGCACAAGAGTTTTTGCGTTGTCTGATGGATTTGCTTCATGAAGAACTTAAAGAACCAGTTGTAGAACTGGAAGATGCCCAGCCTATGAGTGTTGAAGAGCCTATGGAAGAAGACAAGAGCCAGTCAGATGTAGGCTTTCAGCCCTGTGAATCTTGTGGTACCTgtgataaaacagaaaatgacacAATTTTCAAACCTGTCTTAGAGGATCTGGCCGAGACAACCATGTTAATTCAGGATGATGATAACTCAATCACATCTAAAGAttggcagaaggaaaaaatatcaagcAATAAGCTTAAACGAGCAAATTCTATCGATGACTTGGAAAAAGACACAAACACTGCTTCAGAGAccactgaatttttaaataatcaagGAACTGTCAAAGTACAGATACACAGCAGATTCCCAG AGTACATCAGCGATGTGCACATGAATGATGTATCTGCAGCCCAAACCCCGTCATCAAATGAAGGGATGAACACACGCTTATCAAGCAGCCCTCCAAAATCCTTCTCATCATGCTCTTCACTGGCACCAGTCCACAAAAAAG tTTCTACTGTATCATCACCAAAAAGGAAGAAGCGCAAGAAGTACAGGAGTGTTATCTCTGATATATTTGATGGGACTATAATAAGCTCAGTGCAGTGCTTGACTTGTGATCGG ctGTCTGTGACTCTGGAGACCTTTCAGGATCTGTCCTTGCCTATTCCAGGTAAGGAAGATCTTGCTAAACTCCATTCTGCAAGTCATCAGACATCTCTTGTCAAGGCAGGATCATGTGGAGAAGCATATGCCCCCCAGGGATGGATAGCTTTTTTTATGGAATATTTCAAAAG GTTTGTTGTCTCATGTGTTCCTAGCTGGTTTTGGGGTCCAGTTGTAACCTTACAAGATTGTCTTGCTGCCTTTTTCGCCAGAGATGAGCTCAAGG GTGATAACATGTACAGCTGTGGAAGGTGTAAAAA GTTAAGAAATGGAGTGAAATTCTGCAAAGTGCAAAAGTTTCCTGAG ATATTGTGCATTCATCTCAAAAGATTTAGACATGAACTTATGTTTTCCACAAAAATTGGGACCCATGTGTCCTTTCCCTTGGAAGGCCTGGatcttcagcctttccttgcaAAGGACAGTCCAGCTCAAATAGTAACTTATGATCTCCTGTCTGTCATCTGCCATCATGGAACTGCCAGCA GTGGACATTATATAGCTTATTGTCGcaacaatttaaataatttgtggTATGAATTTGATGACCAGAGTGTCACAGAAGTATCAGAATCTACAGTGCAAAATGCAGAAGCCTACGTTCTATTCTACAG AAAGAGCAGTGAAGaagcacagagagagagacGGAAAATATCTGGTCTGCTGAATATGATGGAACCAAGTCTTCTGCAGTTCTACATTTCCAGACAGTGGTTAAATAAGTTCAAGACTTTTGCAGAGCCCGGACCAATTTCAAATAATGACTTTCTCTGTATGCATGGAG GTGTTCAACCACACAAAGCTAACTTCATAGAGGACCTAGTTGTAATGCTACCTCAAAATATATGGGATAATCTGTATAGCAG GTATGGAGGAGGACCAGCTGTTAACCATCTCTATGTTTGTCACACCTGTCAAATAGAGTCTGAAAGAAttgaaaaaagaaggaagaatgaaTTGGAAATGTTTATTCGG cttaaCAGAGCATTCCAAGAAGAAGAATCTCCATCAACTTTTTACTGCATCAGTATGCAATGGTTTAGAGAATGGGAAGGATTTGTAAAGGGTAAAGACAATG ATCCTCCTGGTCCTATTGATAACGCTAAGATTGCAGTAACAAAATGTGGAAATGCTGTGCTGAAACAAG gtgCCGATTCTGGACAAATATCTGAAGAAACATGGGATTTTCTTCAGTCAATCTATGGTGGAGGTCCAGAGATTATACTCAGACCACCTGTTCCTCCAGTAGAACCTGATATCTTGCAAACAGAGGAGAAGATTGAATTAGAAACTCATGGTCTGTAG
- the USP33 gene encoding ubiquitin carboxyl-terminal hydrolase 33 isoform X3: MSSPSSNCPHLESVGEITKEELIQKSHGTCQDCKVGGPNLWACLENRCTYVGCGESHVDHSTTHSQETKHCLTVNLTTLRVWCYACSKEVFLDRKLGSHSPLPNARLSQQVQENSVQDFKIPSNPTLKIPLAAVFDDLDIEVEEDELKTRGLTGLKNIGNTCYMNAALQALSNCPPLTHFFLDCGGLARTDKKPAICKSYLKLMTELWHKSRPGSVVPTGLFQGIKTVNPTFRGYSQQDAQEFLRCLMDLLHEELKEPVVELEDAQPMSVEEPMEEDKSQSDVGFQPCESCGTCDKTENDTIFKPVLEDLAETTMLIQDDDNSITSKDWQKEKISSNKLKRANSIDDLEKDTNTASETTEFLNNQGTVKVQIHSRFPEYISDVHMNDVSAAQTPSSNEGMNTRLSSSPPKSFSSCSSLAPVHKKVSTVSSPKRKKRKKYRSVISDIFDGTIISSVQCLTCDRLSVTLETFQDLSLPIPGKEDLAKLHSASHQTSLVKAGSCGEAYAPQGWIAFFMEYFKSWFWGPVVTLQDCLAAFFARDELKGDNMYSCGRCKKLRNGVKFCKVQKFPEILCIHLKRFRHELMFSTKIGTHVSFPLEGLDLQPFLAKDSPAQIVTYDLLSVICHHGTASSGHYIAYCRNNLNNLWYEFDDQSVTEVSESTVQNAEAYVLFYRKSSEEAQRERRKISGLLNMMEPSLLQFYISRQWLNKFKTFAEPGPISNNDFLCMHGGVQPHKANFIEDLVVMLPQNIWDNLYSRYGGGPAVNHLYVCHTCQIESERIEKRRKNELEMFIRLNRAFQEEESPSTFYCISMQWFREWEGFVKGKDNDPPGPIDNAKIAVTKCGNAVLKQGADSGQISEETWDFLQSIYGGGPEIILRPPVPPVEPDILQTEEKIELETHGL, translated from the exons GGCACTTGCCAGGACTGTAAAGTTGGAGGACCCAATCTTTGGGCGTGCTTAGAG AACAGATGCACATATGTTGGTTGTGGTGAATCCCATGTTGATCACAGTACCACCCATTCCCAG gaaacaaaacacTGTCTAACTGTGAACCTTACTACACTCCGTGTTTGGTGTTATGCCTGTAGTAAGGAAGTATTCCTGGACAGAAAATTAGGATCTCATTCTCCACTACCAAATGCAAGACTGTCTCAACAAGTGCAAGAAAATAGTGTGCAG gattttaaaatacctaGTAATCCCACACTGAAGATCCCACTAGCAGCTGTGTTTGATGACTTAGACATAGAAGTGGAAGAAGACGAGTTAAAGACTAGAG gtctaacaggattaaaaaatattggaaaCACTTGTTATATGAATGCAGCTTTACAAGCTCTTTCCAACTG cCCACCTTTGACCCACTTTTTTCTGGACTGTGGAGGCTTAGCCCGAACAGATAAGAAACCTGCAATTTGTAAAAGCTACCTCAAGCTGATGACTGAGCTCTGGCACAAAAGCAG GCCTGGTTCTGTTGTTCCTACTGGTTTATTTCAAGGAATTAAAACTGTTAATCCCACATTTCGAGGCTACTCTCAACAG GATGCACAAGAGTTTTTGCGTTGTCTGATGGATTTGCTTCATGAAGAACTTAAAGAACCAGTTGTAGAACTGGAAGATGCCCAGCCTATGAGTGTTGAAGAGCCTATGGAAGAAGACAAGAGCCAGTCAGATGTAGGCTTTCAGCCCTGTGAATCTTGTGGTACCTgtgataaaacagaaaatgacacAATTTTCAAACCTGTCTTAGAGGATCTGGCCGAGACAACCATGTTAATTCAGGATGATGATAACTCAATCACATCTAAAGAttggcagaaggaaaaaatatcaagcAATAAGCTTAAACGAGCAAATTCTATCGATGACTTGGAAAAAGACACAAACACTGCTTCAGAGAccactgaatttttaaataatcaagGAACTGTCAAAGTACAGATACACAGCAGATTCCCAG AGTACATCAGCGATGTGCACATGAATGATGTATCTGCAGCCCAAACCCCGTCATCAAATGAAGGGATGAACACACGCTTATCAAGCAGCCCTCCAAAATCCTTCTCATCATGCTCTTCACTGGCACCAGTCCACAAAAAAG tTTCTACTGTATCATCACCAAAAAGGAAGAAGCGCAAGAAGTACAGGAGTGTTATCTCTGATATATTTGATGGGACTATAATAAGCTCAGTGCAGTGCTTGACTTGTGATCGG ctGTCTGTGACTCTGGAGACCTTTCAGGATCTGTCCTTGCCTATTCCAGGTAAGGAAGATCTTGCTAAACTCCATTCTGCAAGTCATCAGACATCTCTTGTCAAGGCAGGATCATGTGGAGAAGCATATGCCCCCCAGGGATGGATAGCTTTTTTTATGGAATATTTCAAAAG CTGGTTTTGGGGTCCAGTTGTAACCTTACAAGATTGTCTTGCTGCCTTTTTCGCCAGAGATGAGCTCAAGG GTGATAACATGTACAGCTGTGGAAGGTGTAAAAA GTTAAGAAATGGAGTGAAATTCTGCAAAGTGCAAAAGTTTCCTGAG ATATTGTGCATTCATCTCAAAAGATTTAGACATGAACTTATGTTTTCCACAAAAATTGGGACCCATGTGTCCTTTCCCTTGGAAGGCCTGGatcttcagcctttccttgcaAAGGACAGTCCAGCTCAAATAGTAACTTATGATCTCCTGTCTGTCATCTGCCATCATGGAACTGCCAGCA GTGGACATTATATAGCTTATTGTCGcaacaatttaaataatttgtggTATGAATTTGATGACCAGAGTGTCACAGAAGTATCAGAATCTACAGTGCAAAATGCAGAAGCCTACGTTCTATTCTACAG AAAGAGCAGTGAAGaagcacagagagagagacGGAAAATATCTGGTCTGCTGAATATGATGGAACCAAGTCTTCTGCAGTTCTACATTTCCAGACAGTGGTTAAATAAGTTCAAGACTTTTGCAGAGCCCGGACCAATTTCAAATAATGACTTTCTCTGTATGCATGGAG GTGTTCAACCACACAAAGCTAACTTCATAGAGGACCTAGTTGTAATGCTACCTCAAAATATATGGGATAATCTGTATAGCAG GTATGGAGGAGGACCAGCTGTTAACCATCTCTATGTTTGTCACACCTGTCAAATAGAGTCTGAAAGAAttgaaaaaagaaggaagaatgaaTTGGAAATGTTTATTCGG cttaaCAGAGCATTCCAAGAAGAAGAATCTCCATCAACTTTTTACTGCATCAGTATGCAATGGTTTAGAGAATGGGAAGGATTTGTAAAGGGTAAAGACAATG ATCCTCCTGGTCCTATTGATAACGCTAAGATTGCAGTAACAAAATGTGGAAATGCTGTGCTGAAACAAG gtgCCGATTCTGGACAAATATCTGAAGAAACATGGGATTTTCTTCAGTCAATCTATGGTGGAGGTCCAGAGATTATACTCAGACCACCTGTTCCTCCAGTAGAACCTGATATCTTGCAAACAGAGGAGAAGATTGAATTAGAAACTCATGGTCTGTAG